ATGTATATGAGGCGTTGGGCGTTTTAATGCCAAATCTTTCAGTTTACCATACCGTTTATTAACGTTTAATTGTTTATTTAACTACTTACCGCCCAATGACTTATATGCTGTGTTGGCATTTCGTTGTTTCTATTCAAATGTTATTTTATAAGTTAAAGTTAACTACTCCCCATCTTTAGACAACTCTTTTACAAAAATAAATTAGATTTTCTTTCTTCGTTTAATCATATTAAAAGAAAACCTAAGCAGCCTGTTTGAACACTTTTACAGGCATTTTATACGCTAATGACTGATGGGGTCTTTGCGTGTTGTAGAACTCTATGTAATCTTTAATTTTCTCATATAATTCCAGTCCGTCTTCCGATGGTTCCAAATATAACTTTTCGTATTTTATGTTTCTCCAAAACCTCTCTATAAAAATATTATCTATGGCTCGACCTTTACCATCCATACTGAAAGTAATCCCCTTACCGGTTACAAACTCCGTAAATTCTGTTGCTGTAAACTGGCTTCCCTGATCGGTATTAATCATTTTAGGTTTGCCATGATCCTTTATGGCTTGCTCCAAAGTCTGTTTGCACCATTGGGTTGTCATGGTATTCGACAATGACCACCCTACGATATACCTGCTGTAAAGGTCTATGATGGCAAAAAGGTACATATAACCGTTGCCAACGGGAACATAGGTAATATCCATCGCCCAGACCTGGTTGGAATGGGTTATTTCTAAATTCCGCAACAAATAGGGAAATACCGTATGGCCTTCCCCCTTATGGGGCTTGCTCGTATTTGGACGTGGGCCGATGGCTTGCAAATCCATAAGCCGGTACAATCGTCGTACGCGTTTGGCATTGACCGGATACCCTATGTTTCGCAGATAGGTGGTCATGCGCATGACTCCATAAAAAGGTGTTTTCATGTATTGCTTGTCTATCAGCTTCATCAGTTCCTGATTGTAAGAACCCTCTTGTCGGGGAACATAGTAGAAGCTGCTGCGGTTTACTTCTAAAAGTTCGCATTGCCGTTTGACGCTTATTTCTTCTTTCCTGTTCACTTTTTGAAGTTTCGCTTTTCCGGCTATTTCCCCAACACTTTTTTTAAGAAGTCAACTTCCATTTGCAGTTGGCCTACTTTCTTAAACAGGGCTTCTTTCTCTTTTTCAA
The sequence above is drawn from the Candidatus Sulfidibacterium hydrothermale genome and encodes:
- a CDS encoding IS3 family transposase, whose protein sequence is MNRKEEISVKRQCELLEVNRSSFYYVPRQEGSYNQELMKLIDKQYMKTPFYGVMRMTTYLRNIGYPVNAKRVRRLYRLMDLQAIGPRPNTSKPHKGEGHTVFPYLLRNLEITHSNQVWAMDITYVPVGNGYMYLFAIIDLYSRYIVGWSLSNTMTTQWCKQTLEQAIKDHGKPKMINTDQGSQFTATEFTEFVTGKGITFSMDGKGRAIDNIFIERFWRNIKYEKLYLEPSEDGLELYEKIKDYIEFYNTQRPHQSLAYKMPVKVFKQAA